One Perca flavescens isolate YP-PL-M2 chromosome 14, PFLA_1.0, whole genome shotgun sequence genomic window carries:
- the znf384a gene encoding zinc finger protein 384a isoform X1 produces MKLPSLCYRKHVAYVSVGDDRETEDQRFDNEKINSSLLNKIMDDSHFNSSYFWSPVPTVQGQIENAMFLNKAKEQMGPEKTNVPSYTHSSASTTSSPHYPTAVLAIPGSVDSGSGLRLVPKQEGGGSTAGLGGPGGMSALGGHLHQAHTTQNITVVPVSSTGIMTAAGLVITTPQGTLVPNASTQSFVAGHPTATTMIVSAVHPSHTDKKQDIAVPPAVVMPTPSKRGRKSKQMLGRVGGVLPPGSDALILAHLAAGGQHHTADPYDLSNDEDEHTNKDGPKSYRCRMCAVTFFSKSDMQIHAKSHTEAKPHKCPHCSKSFANSSYLAQHIRIHSGAKPYTCTYCQKTFRQLSHLQQHTRNHTEAKPHKCPHCSKSFANSSYLSQHIRIHTGAKPYACSYCQKTFRQLSHLQQHTRIHTGDRPYKCNNPGCEKAFTQLSNLQSHRRQHNKDKPYKCHNCNRGYTDAASLEVHLSTHTVKHAKLFSCGLCNRSYTSETYLMKHMRKHNPDPLTVAATVAAQQAQGLTPGGGRGRGRGRGRGAGGGGVGRAGQLQSQTNPNNNTQNPNPGPPGSYQQPTEAVVQCPFDLHQYKTVSAGEIQYKPVTVADLPVAHKDLCLTVSTSAIQVEHMNS; encoded by the exons ATCGAGAACGCTATGTTCCTGAACAAGGCAAAGGAGCAGATGGGTCCAGAGAAGACCAACGTCCCCTCCTACACTCACTCCTCTGCGTCTAccacctcctccccccactACCCCACGGCTGTGCTCGCCATCCCCGGCTCAGTGGACTCAGGGTCCGGGTTGCGGTTGGTCCCCAAACAGGAAGGAGGTGGGAGCACCGCAGGACTAGGTGGGCCTGGCGGCATGAGTGCGCTCGGGggacacctgcaccaggcgcacACGACCCAGAACATCACCGTTGTGCCTGTTTCCTCGACAGGTATCATGACTGCAG CCGGGTTAGTGATCACCACCCCTCAAGGCACACTGGTCCCCAATGCCTCCACGCAGTCATTTGTAGCTGGACACcccactgccaccaccatgatAGTATCTGCAGTGCACCCCTCACATACAG ACAAGAAGCAGGACATTGCTGTCCCTCCTGCAGTTGTCATGCCAACTCCATCAAAGCGAGGCAGGAAGAGCAAACAGATGTTGGGCAGAGTGGGTGGGGTCCTCCCTCCAGGAAGTGATGCACTAATATTGGCACACCTCGCTGCTGGTGGACAG CACCACACTGCTGACCCATATGACCTGTCAAATGATGAGGATGAGCATACCAACAAAGATGGACCCAAATCCTACAG GTGTCGGATGTGTGCAGTGACGTTCTTCAGCAAGTCAGACATGCAGATCCACGCCAAGTCCCACACAGAGGCCAAGCCCCACAAGTGCCCCCACTGCTCCAAGTCATTTGCCAACTCCAGCTACCTGGCCCAGCACATCCGCATTCACAGCGGGGCCAAGCCCTACACCTGCACCTACTGCCAGAAAACATTCAGGCAGCTCAGTCACCTACAGCAGCACACACG AAACCACACTGAGGCCAAGCCCCACAAGTGCCCCCACTGCTCCAAGTCGTTTGCCAACTCCAGCTACCTGTCCCAGCACATCCGCATCCATACCGGGGCCAAGCCCTACGCCTGCTCCTACTGCCAGAAAACATTCAGGCAGCTCAGTCACCTACAGCAGCACACACG GATTCATACCGGTGACCGACCGTATAAGTGTAACAATCCTGGCTGTGAAAAAGCTTTCACTCAGTTGTCCAACCTGCAG TCTCACCGTCGGCAGCACAACAAAGACAAGCCGTACAAATGCCATAACTGTAACCGTGGTTACACAGATGCTGCCAGCCTGGAGGTGCACCTGTCCACACACACCGTCAAACATGCCAAGCTGTTCTCCTGTGGCCTCTGTAACCGTTCCTATACCTCA GAGACGTATCTAATGAAACACATGAGGAAGCACAACCCCGACCCGCTAACCGTGGCAGCGACAGTAGCTGCTCAGCAGGCCCAGGGCCTTACGCCAGGCGGAGGCAGGGGCCGAGGCCGCGGCAGAGGGAGAGGTGCTGGTGGAGGAGGTGTGGGCAGAGCGGGCCAACTCCAAAGCCAGACCAACCCGAACAACAACACCCAGAACCCTAACCCTGGGCCCCCAGGCAGCTACCAGCAGCCCACGGAAGCGGTGGTTCAATGCCCGTTTGACCTGCACCAGTACAAGACAGTGTCAGCCGGCGAGATCCAGTACAAACCGGTCACTGTGGCGGACCTGCCAGTGGCCCACAAAGACCTCTGCCTCACCGTCTCCACATCAGCCATACAGGTGGAGCACATGAACTCATAG
- the znf384a gene encoding zinc finger protein 384a isoform X2: MLPMCQWEMIGKQKIREIMDDSHFNSSYFWSPVPTVQGQIENAMFLNKAKEQMGPEKTNVPSYTHSSASTTSSPHYPTAVLAIPGSVDSGSGLRLVPKQEGGGSTAGLGGPGGMSALGGHLHQAHTTQNITVVPVSSTGIMTAAGLVITTPQGTLVPNASTQSFVAGHPTATTMIVSAVHPSHTDKKQDIAVPPAVVMPTPSKRGRKSKQMLGRVGGVLPPGSDALILAHLAAGGQHHTADPYDLSNDEDEHTNKDGPKSYRCRMCAVTFFSKSDMQIHAKSHTEAKPHKCPHCSKSFANSSYLAQHIRIHSGAKPYTCTYCQKTFRQLSHLQQHTRNHTEAKPHKCPHCSKSFANSSYLSQHIRIHTGAKPYACSYCQKTFRQLSHLQQHTRIHTGDRPYKCNNPGCEKAFTQLSNLQSHRRQHNKDKPYKCHNCNRGYTDAASLEVHLSTHTVKHAKLFSCGLCNRSYTSETYLMKHMRKHNPDPLTVAATVAAQQAQGLTPGGGRGRGRGRGRGAGGGGVGRAGQLQSQTNPNNNTQNPNPGPPGSYQQPTEAVVQCPFDLHQYKTVSAGEIQYKPVTVADLPVAHKDLCLTVSTSAIQVEHMNS; the protein is encoded by the exons ATCGAGAACGCTATGTTCCTGAACAAGGCAAAGGAGCAGATGGGTCCAGAGAAGACCAACGTCCCCTCCTACACTCACTCCTCTGCGTCTAccacctcctccccccactACCCCACGGCTGTGCTCGCCATCCCCGGCTCAGTGGACTCAGGGTCCGGGTTGCGGTTGGTCCCCAAACAGGAAGGAGGTGGGAGCACCGCAGGACTAGGTGGGCCTGGCGGCATGAGTGCGCTCGGGggacacctgcaccaggcgcacACGACCCAGAACATCACCGTTGTGCCTGTTTCCTCGACAGGTATCATGACTGCAG CCGGGTTAGTGATCACCACCCCTCAAGGCACACTGGTCCCCAATGCCTCCACGCAGTCATTTGTAGCTGGACACcccactgccaccaccatgatAGTATCTGCAGTGCACCCCTCACATACAG ACAAGAAGCAGGACATTGCTGTCCCTCCTGCAGTTGTCATGCCAACTCCATCAAAGCGAGGCAGGAAGAGCAAACAGATGTTGGGCAGAGTGGGTGGGGTCCTCCCTCCAGGAAGTGATGCACTAATATTGGCACACCTCGCTGCTGGTGGACAG CACCACACTGCTGACCCATATGACCTGTCAAATGATGAGGATGAGCATACCAACAAAGATGGACCCAAATCCTACAG GTGTCGGATGTGTGCAGTGACGTTCTTCAGCAAGTCAGACATGCAGATCCACGCCAAGTCCCACACAGAGGCCAAGCCCCACAAGTGCCCCCACTGCTCCAAGTCATTTGCCAACTCCAGCTACCTGGCCCAGCACATCCGCATTCACAGCGGGGCCAAGCCCTACACCTGCACCTACTGCCAGAAAACATTCAGGCAGCTCAGTCACCTACAGCAGCACACACG AAACCACACTGAGGCCAAGCCCCACAAGTGCCCCCACTGCTCCAAGTCGTTTGCCAACTCCAGCTACCTGTCCCAGCACATCCGCATCCATACCGGGGCCAAGCCCTACGCCTGCTCCTACTGCCAGAAAACATTCAGGCAGCTCAGTCACCTACAGCAGCACACACG GATTCATACCGGTGACCGACCGTATAAGTGTAACAATCCTGGCTGTGAAAAAGCTTTCACTCAGTTGTCCAACCTGCAG TCTCACCGTCGGCAGCACAACAAAGACAAGCCGTACAAATGCCATAACTGTAACCGTGGTTACACAGATGCTGCCAGCCTGGAGGTGCACCTGTCCACACACACCGTCAAACATGCCAAGCTGTTCTCCTGTGGCCTCTGTAACCGTTCCTATACCTCA GAGACGTATCTAATGAAACACATGAGGAAGCACAACCCCGACCCGCTAACCGTGGCAGCGACAGTAGCTGCTCAGCAGGCCCAGGGCCTTACGCCAGGCGGAGGCAGGGGCCGAGGCCGCGGCAGAGGGAGAGGTGCTGGTGGAGGAGGTGTGGGCAGAGCGGGCCAACTCCAAAGCCAGACCAACCCGAACAACAACACCCAGAACCCTAACCCTGGGCCCCCAGGCAGCTACCAGCAGCCCACGGAAGCGGTGGTTCAATGCCCGTTTGACCTGCACCAGTACAAGACAGTGTCAGCCGGCGAGATCCAGTACAAACCGGTCACTGTGGCGGACCTGCCAGTGGCCCACAAAGACCTCTGCCTCACCGTCTCCACATCAGCCATACAGGTGGAGCACATGAACTCATAG
- the znf384a gene encoding zinc finger protein 384a isoform X5 gives MFLNKAKEQMGPEKTNVPSYTHSSASTTSSPHYPTAVLAIPGSVDSGSGLRLVPKQEGGGSTAGLGGPGGMSALGGHLHQAHTTQNITVVPVSSTGIMTAAGLVITTPQGTLVPNASTQSFVAGHPTATTMIVSAVHPSHTDKKQDIAVPPAVVMPTPSKRGRKSKQMLGRVGGVLPPGSDALILAHLAAGGQHHTADPYDLSNDEDEHTNKDGPKSYRCRMCAVTFFSKSDMQIHAKSHTEAKPHKCPHCSKSFANSSYLAQHIRIHSGAKPYTCTYCQKTFRQLSHLQQHTRNHTEAKPHKCPHCSKSFANSSYLSQHIRIHTGAKPYACSYCQKTFRQLSHLQQHTRIHTGDRPYKCNNPGCEKAFTQLSNLQSHRRQHNKDKPYKCHNCNRGYTDAASLEVHLSTHTVKHAKLFSCGLCNRSYTSETYLMKHMRKHNPDPLTVAATVAAQQAQGLTPGGGRGRGRGRGRGAGGGGVGRAGQLQSQTNPNNNTQNPNPGPPGSYQQPTEAVVQCPFDLHQYKTVSAGEIQYKPVTVADLPVAHKDLCLTVSTSAIQVEHMNS, from the exons ATGTTCCTGAACAAGGCAAAGGAGCAGATGGGTCCAGAGAAGACCAACGTCCCCTCCTACACTCACTCCTCTGCGTCTAccacctcctccccccactACCCCACGGCTGTGCTCGCCATCCCCGGCTCAGTGGACTCAGGGTCCGGGTTGCGGTTGGTCCCCAAACAGGAAGGAGGTGGGAGCACCGCAGGACTAGGTGGGCCTGGCGGCATGAGTGCGCTCGGGggacacctgcaccaggcgcacACGACCCAGAACATCACCGTTGTGCCTGTTTCCTCGACAGGTATCATGACTGCAG CCGGGTTAGTGATCACCACCCCTCAAGGCACACTGGTCCCCAATGCCTCCACGCAGTCATTTGTAGCTGGACACcccactgccaccaccatgatAGTATCTGCAGTGCACCCCTCACATACAG ACAAGAAGCAGGACATTGCTGTCCCTCCTGCAGTTGTCATGCCAACTCCATCAAAGCGAGGCAGGAAGAGCAAACAGATGTTGGGCAGAGTGGGTGGGGTCCTCCCTCCAGGAAGTGATGCACTAATATTGGCACACCTCGCTGCTGGTGGACAG CACCACACTGCTGACCCATATGACCTGTCAAATGATGAGGATGAGCATACCAACAAAGATGGACCCAAATCCTACAG GTGTCGGATGTGTGCAGTGACGTTCTTCAGCAAGTCAGACATGCAGATCCACGCCAAGTCCCACACAGAGGCCAAGCCCCACAAGTGCCCCCACTGCTCCAAGTCATTTGCCAACTCCAGCTACCTGGCCCAGCACATCCGCATTCACAGCGGGGCCAAGCCCTACACCTGCACCTACTGCCAGAAAACATTCAGGCAGCTCAGTCACCTACAGCAGCACACACG AAACCACACTGAGGCCAAGCCCCACAAGTGCCCCCACTGCTCCAAGTCGTTTGCCAACTCCAGCTACCTGTCCCAGCACATCCGCATCCATACCGGGGCCAAGCCCTACGCCTGCTCCTACTGCCAGAAAACATTCAGGCAGCTCAGTCACCTACAGCAGCACACACG GATTCATACCGGTGACCGACCGTATAAGTGTAACAATCCTGGCTGTGAAAAAGCTTTCACTCAGTTGTCCAACCTGCAG TCTCACCGTCGGCAGCACAACAAAGACAAGCCGTACAAATGCCATAACTGTAACCGTGGTTACACAGATGCTGCCAGCCTGGAGGTGCACCTGTCCACACACACCGTCAAACATGCCAAGCTGTTCTCCTGTGGCCTCTGTAACCGTTCCTATACCTCA GAGACGTATCTAATGAAACACATGAGGAAGCACAACCCCGACCCGCTAACCGTGGCAGCGACAGTAGCTGCTCAGCAGGCCCAGGGCCTTACGCCAGGCGGAGGCAGGGGCCGAGGCCGCGGCAGAGGGAGAGGTGCTGGTGGAGGAGGTGTGGGCAGAGCGGGCCAACTCCAAAGCCAGACCAACCCGAACAACAACACCCAGAACCCTAACCCTGGGCCCCCAGGCAGCTACCAGCAGCCCACGGAAGCGGTGGTTCAATGCCCGTTTGACCTGCACCAGTACAAGACAGTGTCAGCCGGCGAGATCCAGTACAAACCGGTCACTGTGGCGGACCTGCCAGTGGCCCACAAAGACCTCTGCCTCACCGTCTCCACATCAGCCATACAGGTGGAGCACATGAACTCATAG
- the znf384a gene encoding zinc finger protein 384a isoform X3: MDDSHFNSSYFWSPVPTVQGQIENAMFLNKAKEQMGPEKTNVPSYTHSSASTTSSPHYPTAVLAIPGSVDSGSGLRLVPKQEGGGSTAGLGGPGGMSALGGHLHQAHTTQNITVVPVSSTGIMTAAGLVITTPQGTLVPNASTQSFVAGHPTATTMIVSAVHPSHTDKKQDIAVPPAVVMPTPSKRGRKSKQMLGRVGGVLPPGSDALILAHLAAGGQHHTADPYDLSNDEDEHTNKDGPKSYRCRMCAVTFFSKSDMQIHAKSHTEAKPHKCPHCSKSFANSSYLAQHIRIHSGAKPYTCTYCQKTFRQLSHLQQHTRNHTEAKPHKCPHCSKSFANSSYLSQHIRIHTGAKPYACSYCQKTFRQLSHLQQHTRIHTGDRPYKCNNPGCEKAFTQLSNLQSHRRQHNKDKPYKCHNCNRGYTDAASLEVHLSTHTVKHAKLFSCGLCNRSYTSETYLMKHMRKHNPDPLTVAATVAAQQAQGLTPGGGRGRGRGRGRGAGGGGVGRAGQLQSQTNPNNNTQNPNPGPPGSYQQPTEAVVQCPFDLHQYKTVSAGEIQYKPVTVADLPVAHKDLCLTVSTSAIQVEHMNS; encoded by the exons ATCGAGAACGCTATGTTCCTGAACAAGGCAAAGGAGCAGATGGGTCCAGAGAAGACCAACGTCCCCTCCTACACTCACTCCTCTGCGTCTAccacctcctccccccactACCCCACGGCTGTGCTCGCCATCCCCGGCTCAGTGGACTCAGGGTCCGGGTTGCGGTTGGTCCCCAAACAGGAAGGAGGTGGGAGCACCGCAGGACTAGGTGGGCCTGGCGGCATGAGTGCGCTCGGGggacacctgcaccaggcgcacACGACCCAGAACATCACCGTTGTGCCTGTTTCCTCGACAGGTATCATGACTGCAG CCGGGTTAGTGATCACCACCCCTCAAGGCACACTGGTCCCCAATGCCTCCACGCAGTCATTTGTAGCTGGACACcccactgccaccaccatgatAGTATCTGCAGTGCACCCCTCACATACAG ACAAGAAGCAGGACATTGCTGTCCCTCCTGCAGTTGTCATGCCAACTCCATCAAAGCGAGGCAGGAAGAGCAAACAGATGTTGGGCAGAGTGGGTGGGGTCCTCCCTCCAGGAAGTGATGCACTAATATTGGCACACCTCGCTGCTGGTGGACAG CACCACACTGCTGACCCATATGACCTGTCAAATGATGAGGATGAGCATACCAACAAAGATGGACCCAAATCCTACAG GTGTCGGATGTGTGCAGTGACGTTCTTCAGCAAGTCAGACATGCAGATCCACGCCAAGTCCCACACAGAGGCCAAGCCCCACAAGTGCCCCCACTGCTCCAAGTCATTTGCCAACTCCAGCTACCTGGCCCAGCACATCCGCATTCACAGCGGGGCCAAGCCCTACACCTGCACCTACTGCCAGAAAACATTCAGGCAGCTCAGTCACCTACAGCAGCACACACG AAACCACACTGAGGCCAAGCCCCACAAGTGCCCCCACTGCTCCAAGTCGTTTGCCAACTCCAGCTACCTGTCCCAGCACATCCGCATCCATACCGGGGCCAAGCCCTACGCCTGCTCCTACTGCCAGAAAACATTCAGGCAGCTCAGTCACCTACAGCAGCACACACG GATTCATACCGGTGACCGACCGTATAAGTGTAACAATCCTGGCTGTGAAAAAGCTTTCACTCAGTTGTCCAACCTGCAG TCTCACCGTCGGCAGCACAACAAAGACAAGCCGTACAAATGCCATAACTGTAACCGTGGTTACACAGATGCTGCCAGCCTGGAGGTGCACCTGTCCACACACACCGTCAAACATGCCAAGCTGTTCTCCTGTGGCCTCTGTAACCGTTCCTATACCTCA GAGACGTATCTAATGAAACACATGAGGAAGCACAACCCCGACCCGCTAACCGTGGCAGCGACAGTAGCTGCTCAGCAGGCCCAGGGCCTTACGCCAGGCGGAGGCAGGGGCCGAGGCCGCGGCAGAGGGAGAGGTGCTGGTGGAGGAGGTGTGGGCAGAGCGGGCCAACTCCAAAGCCAGACCAACCCGAACAACAACACCCAGAACCCTAACCCTGGGCCCCCAGGCAGCTACCAGCAGCCCACGGAAGCGGTGGTTCAATGCCCGTTTGACCTGCACCAGTACAAGACAGTGTCAGCCGGCGAGATCCAGTACAAACCGGTCACTGTGGCGGACCTGCCAGTGGCCCACAAAGACCTCTGCCTCACCGTCTCCACATCAGCCATACAGGTGGAGCACATGAACTCATAG
- the kifc1 gene encoding kinesin-like protein KIFC1, translating into MSRLPVSTSKRALSSSSSENGQDFGPAQKKICKDKEPVKPRAAATIIGGRRPAVGATKAPISRPVRAVGAATVAVGPSRGVLKQPVASTVPKAGGGGATKRQPWDLKGKVSDMEGKVRNFQTKIKSVNQENEVLKDTVLQSNTKVVEMEKTLARQRNQISEYEKELQALLGVRNDLEKVSGIKSLLEKELSNLEGKYKVMETLRDSQETELQTLKMKLSVQESALARLQTTLTNTEEEVSLLKETVVQQKDELHAGEMERRRLHNTIQELKGNIRVFCRVRPLVAGGLSKHIQLPVSDNKTITLAKTEESHTGKTSDTQKNYNFNFDRVFGPQASQHEVFEEISLLVQSALDGYNVCCFAYGQTGSGKTYTMEGSEYDDYRGVIPRAVKQIFRAAEKLAAQGWEFTFTASFVEIYNETLRDLLYTGKASKRPEHEIRKSTNNEVTITNLTYQKVSSEDQVLGLIMLANQNRSTAQTAQNDRSSRSHSVFQLDIEGVNIGRDVKCKSTLCLVDLAGSERMLKSQSQGERFKEMTAINGSLSNLGIVISALANKESYVPYRNSKLTYLLQGCLGGNSKTLMFVNIAPEPDSFGETLNSLRFASKVNDCVIGTASANRK; encoded by the exons ATGTCCCGCTTGCCGGTTAGTACCAGTAAGAGGGCTCtttccagcagcagctcagagaaTGGCCAAGACTTTGGGCCTGCTCAG AAGAAGATATGTAAGGACAAAGAGCCTGTTAAACCACGTGCCGCAGCTACAATCATCGGTGGCAGGCGACCAGCTGTTGGAGCAACGAAGGCGCCTATTT CTAGGCCGGTCAGAGCTGTAGGAGCTGCCACTGTGGCTGTTGGTCCCTCCAGAG GTGTCCTGAAACAACCGGTTGCATCCACTGTCCCAAAAGCAG GTGGGGGTGGCGCCACCAAACGTCAACCATGGGACCTGAAGGGCAAGGTCAGCGACATGGAGGGCAAGGTCCGTAACTTCCAGACCAAGATCAAGTCTGTAAACCAGGAGAATGAGGTTCTCAAAGATACAGTGCTCCAGAGCAACACAAAAGTGGTTGAAATGGAGAAAACTCTTGCGAGGCAGAGGAACCAGATCAG TGAGTATGAGAAGGAGCTGCAGGCATTGTTGGGAGTCAGGAATGATTTGGAGAAAGTGTCTGGAATCAAGAGCCTTCTTGAAAAGGAGCTCTCCAACTTAGAGGGAAAATACAAGGTGATGGAGACTCTCCGAGACAGCCAAGAGACAGAGCTGCAAACTCTCAAG ATGAAGCTTTCAGTGCAGGAGTCGGCTCTGGCCCGCCTGCAAACGACCCTCACAAACACAGAGGAGGAGGTCTCTCTTCTCAAAGAGACCGTAGTCCAGCAGAAAGACGAGCTTCATGCCGGGGAGATGGAGCGCAGGCGGCTCCACAACACCATCCAGGAGCTCAAG GGCAACATCAGGGTCTTCTGCAGAGTGCGCCCACTGGTTGCGGGAGGCCTCAGCAAGCACATTCAGCTCCCGGTCAGTGACAACAAGACAATAACACTGGCCAAAACAGAGGAG TCACACACGGGCAAAACGTCTGATACTCAGAAGAATTACAATTTCAATTTTGACCGGGTGTTTGGCCCCCAGGCTTCACAACATGag GTCTTTGAAGAGATCTCACTGCTGGTGCAGTCAGCGTTGGATGGCTACAATGTCTGCTGCTTTGCCTATGGCCAGACAGGAAGTGGAAAGACATACACTATGGAGGGAAGCGAGTACGACGACTACAGGGGTGTAATTCCCAGAGCTGTGAAGCAAATCTTCAGAGCAGCAGAGAAACTggctgcacaaggctgggag TTTACCTTCACAGCCAGCTTTGTTGAAATTTACAACGAGACCCTGCGAGACCTCCTCTACACCGGCAAGGCCAGCAAGAGGCCCGAGCACGAGATCAGAAAGTCGACCAACAACGAGGTGACGATCACCAACCTCACCTACCAAAAGGTGTCCAGCGAGGATCAG GTTCTCGGCCTGATTATgctggccaatcagaatcgCTCCACAGCCCAGACTGCCCAGAATGACCGCTCTTCTCGCTCCCATTCGGTCTTCCAGCTGGATATAGAGGGAGTTAACATTGGCAGGGATGTCAAATGCAAGT CCACTTTGTGCCTAGTGGACTTGGCCGGCAGCGAGAGAATGCTGAAGAGTCAGTCTCAGGGCGAGCGTTTTAAAGAGATGACGGCAATCAACGGCTCCCTGTCCAACCTGGGCATCGTCATCAGCGCGCTGGCCAACAAG GAGAGCTACGTTCCTTACAGGAACTCCAAGCTCACCTACCTTCTGCAGGGCTGTTTGGGAGGAAACAGCAAAAC CCTGATGTTTGTGAACATCGCGCCAGAACCGGACAGCTTTGGGGAAACCCTCAACTCCCTGAGGTTTGCCAGCAAG GTGAACGACTGTGTAATTGGGACCGCAAGTGCCAACAGAAAGTAG